The Salegentibacter mishustinae genomic interval TTCGTGCGTGTTAAACTGAAGATTTAACGGAAACAACAACTGTTGGCTCACTGCGGCTGAAACCGTAATATTTTTCAGCATTTCTTCGTATAAAATCCTGGTGTGCGCCCGGTGTTGATCTATTACTAAAATACCACTCTTCAGCGTACTTACAATATATTTTTTATGAAGCTGAAAGGTTGATTTTTCTTCTGTATCTTGAGAAGGCTGAAATAAATTTCCGGTTACTTCTTCGCTTTCAAATTCTATTTCCCTAAAATCTGAATCAGGCTTGGGAACGTCTTCAGTTTGTAATCCTGCGTAAAGGCTTTCCCAACTTTCTCCGCGTTCTTTTTTAAAGTTTGAAGAAAAGGAATTTGACCCCGTTTTATGAGTTCGGGCATTTTCTTCCTGAAATGGATTAAAATTACGATCTACTTCTACCTGTGGTACTTCAGCAGATCTATTTTTATAATCGTAAGGTGTATCCAGGTTTGCATCCCGATCAAAATCTAAGACCGGAGCTACGTTAAACTGACCTAAACTATGCTTAATAGCGCTTCTTAAAATCGCATACAACGCGTGTTCATCATCAAACTTAATCTCAGTTTTGGTAGGATGAATATTGATATCTATACTTTTAGGATCAACTTTTAAGAAAAGAAAATAACTGGGATAAGATTTATCTTTCAATAAACCTTCAAAAGCCGCAACAACAGCGTGGTTTAGATAAGGGCTTTTTATAAACCGATTATTTACAAAAAAGAATTGTTCTCCCCGCGATTTTTTGGCAAACTCAGGTTTCCCTACAAATCCGGAGATTTCAACAATCTCGGTCTCTTCGGTTACCGGCACCAGTTTTTCGTTGGTTTTTCCGCCAAAAATATTAGTAATTCGTTGCCTGTGATTAGTCTCCGGAAGTTGAAAAAGCTCACTCCCGTTATGAAATAAAGAAAAAGCGATTTGTGGATGCGCCAAAGCTACCCTTTGAAATTCGTCTATAATATGCCGTGTTTCTACAGCATCAGATTTCAAAAAATTTCTTCTTGCAGGAATATTATAAAACAGGTTTTTTACGCTTACCGAAGTTCCTTTTGGGCAGACACAAACATCCTGATTGGCAACTTTACTGCCTTCCACTTTAATTTGTGTTCCAACTTCATCATCCTCTGGTTTAGTCTTTAACTCTACATGCGCAATTGCGGCAATAGACGCTAATGCTTCTCCCCTAAAGCCTTTGGTTTGTAAACTAAAAAGATCTTCAGCAGCTTTGATTTTTGAAGTAGCGTGGCGTTCAAAACACATTCTGGCATCGGTAAGGCTCATTCCTTTACCATCATCAACTACCTGAATAAGCGTTTTTCCGGCATCTTTTATTACCACCTGGATATTCCCTGAACCTGCGTCAATAGCATTTTCCACGAGTTCCTTTACCACCGAAGCCGGCCTTTGCACCACTTCCCCGGCAGCAATCTGATTCGCTACATGGTCTGGTAAAAGTTGAATTATATCTGTCATTTAGGGGTGATTGGAAAAGATGGACAGATCAAAGTCTATTATCCATAAAAAAATGAGAACGAGCACCATTATAATTATAAGCAACCTTTTATTGATTTCCCGGTTACCGCGCGTTCTACTGGATTTACGTACTTCAGCCCATTGAGAGCCAAAATCTATAGCATTTGTAGTTTCTTTGTACTTACTAAATTTTGAATCAAAACTATAAATATTACCCGTATCCTTCCCCTTATAATAACGTGGGGTGTAATTATAGCGGGCATTCTTTCTTGGTTTATAAATTTTGATTTTCAAAATATGTCGATTTTCTGTGGTAGTTCAAATTTACTCAAATTGCTTCAAAAAACCGAAGCCAAAGAGCTTAAAAAGAAATCAACAAGAATAATGCCGATAAAGCGCCTGGCTTAATATTTAGCGTCCCTACGTAGTTTTGCCATTTTAATAGCCGCAATGGCAGCTTCAGTACCTTTGTTACCGTGTGCGCCACCACTTCTGTCCCTGGCTTGTTGCATATTATGATCTGTTAATACACAAAAGATAATTGGAGTATCATTTTTTACATTAAGATCTTTTATGCCTTGGGTAACTCCCTCGCACACAAAATCAAAATGTTTAGTCTCTCCTTCTATTACGCTACCAATAGCGACAATAGCATCTAGCATATCAAAACTTTCCTGCATTTTTTTACAGCCATAAATAAGCTCAAAACTGCCGGGAACATTCCAACGTACAATTTTATTAGGCTCTACATTATTCTCTATAAGCGCGTTGTAAGCGCCATTATAGAGTCCTTCGGTAATTTCATCGTTCCATTCTGAAACAACAATCCCGATGCGAAAATCACTCGCATCGGGAATTTGGTCTTTATCGTAATCAGAAAGATTATTTCCTGCTGTTGCCATAAATTATTGTTTTGCAGCACGAGCCTGCCCCATATAGACCGGTACCTGCTCAGCTTCAGGAGCTTCAGGATACTCGTCTTTTATCTGCTGAAGGTGTTCTTCAGCATCAGCGGGTTGCCCAACTTCCAAAGCGGTAATTGCTGCTTTTAGTAAAAATTTTGGTGTTGTAAACTCATTAGATCTCATAGAAGCTGCTTTTTCATAATATCCTAAAGCTTCTTCCGGTTGTTCTAATTGCATAAATGCGTCGCCAATTCCTCCGGTAGCTAAAGCTGCCAGAACTTCATCATCACTATTAAAATCCTCAAGATAATTGATGGCTTCCTGGTAATTCCCGGTATTCAAATAAGCGAAACCGGCATTATAGGTTGCAAGGTTTGCTGCATCTGTACTTCCGTAATTATTTATAATATCAATAAAACCATATTTACCTTCACCACCATTTAAAGACAAGGTGAAAAGTGAATCGCGCTCAGCTCCAGAAGCATTTAAAGCAGATGCAAAATAATTTTGCGCCTGTGCCATTTCGTTGGCCGCTTCTTCCTGTTTTGGCTCACTTACAAAACGTTCGTAACCAAGGTAACCCAATACGGCTACAATTGCTACTCCAACAATGATATAAATATACTTTTGATTTTCTGCTACCCAGGTTTCGGTCCTGCCAGCTCCTTCGTCAAGAGTGTTAAATACTTCAGCAGTTGTAGATTCGTCTTCTACCTGATTTTGCTGTTCTTCCTTGTTAGATGGTTTATATCCTTTTTTCTTGTAAGTTGCCATAAAAACTGTTTAATGCGTGGCAAAAATATGATTTTTATTCAAAATTAAAAGGGAAATTATTTGTATTTTTTTAATATTTTCGGGTCATTCGCTTTACTTTCAGAATTCTATTATACAAATATCAAAAAGCTGAATAACAGCATTTTATGTTTTTAAAACACCTTTCTTTAGTTAATTACAAAAACCTTGATTCAGCTTCTTTCGAATTTGATACGAAAATAAATTGTTTTATAGGCAATAATGGCGTTGGTAAAACCAACGTCCTGGATAGTATTTATCATTTGGCTTTTGGAAAAAGTTATTTTAACCCAATAACCAGCCAAAACATTAATCACGATGCCGACTTCTTTGTAGTTGAAGGACAATTTGAAAAATTACAAAAAGAGGAGCAAATATTGGTAAGCGCAAAACGCGGACAAAAAAAAGTTATAAAGCGGAACAACAAGCCCTATGAAAAATTCAGTGAGCATATTGGCTTTATTCCTACAGTAATTATTTCACCGGCCGATCGTGACCTTATTATTGAAGGAAGCGAAACCCGGCGAAAGTTCATGGATGGTGTGATCTCCCAAAGCGATAATGTCTATCTAAATAAGCTTATTCAGTATGGAAAGATAAATGCACAGCGTAATTCTTTGCTGAAATACTTTGCCGCCAACCATAGTTTTGATCGTGATACTTTAGAAGTTTACAACCTGCAACTTAGCGACCTGGGGCAATACATCTTCGAAAAACGAAAAGCCTTTTTAGAAGAATTCATTCCTATTTTTAATAAACGCTATGCTGATATTACTAAAAATGAAGAGCAGGTAGATATCAGTTATAAAAGTCAGCTATTTGACAGTTCTTTAGCATCTTTACTTGAAGCAAACCTTCAAAAGGATATGGCCCTGCAATATACAAGCGTTGGCACACATAAGGACGATCTAAGTTTTGAAATTGAAGGCCATCCTATTAAAAAATTTGGTTCCCAGGGGCAACAAAAATCTTTTTTAGTAGCCTTAAAATTGGCGCAATTCGATTTTATAAAAGCTATTAGTAAAGTAAATCCAATTTTACTGCTCGATGATATTTTCGACAAATTAGACGAGCAACGTGTAGCACATATTGTAGCTTTGGTGGCCACAGATCAATTGGGTCAAATTTTTATTAGTGACACCCACGCAGACCGCACTGAAGCTGTGGTTAAAAGCAGTAAACAATCTTATAAACTCTTTAAATTGTGAATAAAAAAATTCTCTTTTTTCTCTTCGGAATCGTACATTTAGGATGCCAAAAAAATAATCCTGAAGAACAGTTAGAGCACCTCACCGGTTACTGGGAAATTGACCGTGTAGAGATCTTTGAAGACTCAGTAATTAATTACAAAATAAACGCCACTGTAGATTATATGGAGTTTGATAGCAATAAAGGTTTTCGCAAAAAAGTAAAACCACAATTTGATGGCAGTTTTAAAACAAGTGACAATAAAGAAGAAATTTCAGCACGTATAGAAAATGATAGTTTACGTCTTTATTATAAAACTCCATTTGATGAGTGGAAAGAAACTGTAATTTCTGCTGAAGAAAAGAAATTTAGCGTCCTAAATCGAGACGGGAAGATATATTATTACACCAAATTCACATCCTTACTAGATAATGAAGATGAAGAAGAGAAATAGTGAAAATCAAAGTTTAAGCGAAGTTCTAAAAGAGTTTGTAGATCATAATAAACTCCAGGGAGGCCTGGATAAAGTAAGCGTTAAAGATGTTTGGTACCGGGAAATGGGACCAGCTATTGAAAAGTACACTACTGCTATTAAACTGCAAAACGAAACGCTGTTTGTTCAGTTAAGTTCTTCTGTGCTAAGAGAAGAGCTTAGTTATGGTAAAGGAAAAATAATAGCTATGCTAAACAGAGAATTAGGGAAAGACCTCATCAAAAAATTGGTTTTACGTTAATGCAGCATCGCTATTTTAAGATTTACAAACCTTACGGCTATTTAAGTCAGTTTATTACCAACGAGCGTCCAAGGAAAAAAAAGAAACTTTTGGGAGAGTTAGGCGATTTCCCGGATGAAACAATGTCGGTTGGTCGTTTAGACCAGGATTCTGAAGGTCTATTATTTCTTACCACCGATGGAAAAGCAAGTGCTGAAGTTACCGGGAATAAAATTGAGAAAGAATATTATGTTCAGGTAGATGGGCAAATCACCCTTGAAGCAATAAAAAAAATACAACTTGGAGTAGAGATAAGCATTAATGGTAAAAGCTATAACACACTTCCCTGCAAAGCTTTTATTTTAGAAGAAAGACCAGAATTTCCGGAAAGAGCTAAGAAAATTCGTGACGAACGCCACGGTCCTACCAGTTGGATTTCGGTAACTTTGGTGGAAGGTAAATTTCGCCAGGTCAAAAAGATGACTGCTGCCGTTGGATTCCCCACTTTAAGGTTGGTTCGCGTGAGAATTGGTAATGAAAAACTGGACAAAATGGATGCCGGTGAAGTTATTGAATTAACTGTGTTTTCCTATTAAATGTATTTTCCAATTCATTTTGAATTATTTCATATTAGCCTTACAAACCTTAACTTTGAAGCCTCATAACAACCTATGCAAAACGCAGAATTAAGAACGGTTACAGTAACCAGGTATATCACTCCGCTTAGAGAAGGAGGCTCCTTACCTGCTCTCACCGAAGCTGACGACGATTTTAAATATGTCCTTAAATTTAAAGGTGCAGGCCATGGTGTAAAAGCTCTTATTGCCGAATTACTCGGGAGCGAAATTGCGCGCGCATTGGGATTTAAGGTACCAGAACTCGTTTATGCCAATTTAGATGAAGCTTTCGGCAGAACTGAAGGTGATGAGGAAATTCAGGATCTTTTGCAGGCCAGCCAAGGATTAAATCTTGCGCTGCATTTTCTCTCCGCAGCAATCAATTTTGATCCCGTGGTAACTGAAGTTGATGAGTTTGAAGCTTCAAAAATAGTTTGGCTTGATGCATTTATCACTAATGTAGACCGCACCTATAGAAATACCAATATGCTTATTTGGCATAAAGAATTATGGCTTATAGATCACGGTGCTTCTTTTTATTTTCACCATTCCTGGAGCAATGTGGAAGAAAAAGCCAAAACGCCTTTTGCTTTTATTAAAGATCATGTCTTGCTGCCGCGAGCCAGTAAATTACAAGAAGCCGATAAATTTTGTAGAGAATTAATTACTCCCGAAAAAATAAAAGATATCGTATCGCTAATTCCTTCTGAATGGTTGCAATGGGAGGATACCGATGAAACTGAAGAGGAAATAAAAGAAGTTTATACTCAATTTTTAACCACCCGGCTTAAACATTCAGGAATTTTTATAAAAGAAGCAGAAAATGCAAGAAAAGCACTTATATGAATATGCTGTAATTAGGCTGGTACCTAAAGTTGAACGTGAAGAATTCCTGAACGTTGGCATTATAGTTTTCAGCAAACAGGGAAAATATTTAAAAGCTTTGTTTCAGGTTGATGAAGAGCGACTAAGAGTTTTTTGCAAAGATCTGGACAAAGATGAAATTTGTTCCAATCTAGATTCTTTTAAGAAAATATGCGAGGGAAGTAAAAATGGAGGGCCTATTGCTCAATTAGATTTACCATCGCGTTTTAGATGGCTTACTGCAGTGCGAAGTTCTATCATTCAAACCTCACGACCACACCCGGGAATGACCAGTGATCTTGATAAAACGTTACAGAGGCTTTTTACAGAACTTGTTTTATAAAGAAATACTGTTTCAGAACTAAATAAAAAAACGTCATCACGAACAAAGTGAAGTAACCTGTAATTGGATAACTAAAAAACTACGGGTTGCTTTCCGATAAAATCAGGATCGCAATGACGAATATTATCTTTATTGGCTTACTTAATTACCCCTTAAACTTAACAGCCATTTCTACAGTTCTTTTTGCCTGGTGTTTAACTGCTTTTTTAATATTATCTCCCGGCGTATTCCCATCTGCGGTAACACTTATGCCGTAAGGATTTCCTCCGGCTTCAAACAAACAAGGGTCAGTATAGCCAGGAGCAACGATTATTGATCCCCAGTGCATCACGGTTTTATACAGAGATAACAAAGTCGCTTCCTGTCCCCCATGCGGGTTTGCTGCACTGGTCATTCCGCTAACCACTTTATTAGCTAATTTCCCGCTAGACCAAAGTCCGCCGGTGGTATCAAAAAATGCTTGCAATTGTGATGGTAAGTTTCCATAACGAGTTGGGGTACTAAAAATAATAGCATCTGCCCATTCCAGATCATCTAAAGTTGCCGTTGGAAAATCTTTATTTTCCTCAACATATTTCTTCCAGTTATCGTTTTGATCTATAGCTTCACGAGGCGCGGTTTCCTGCACTTTCTTCACTCTTACTTCTGCTGCGCCGGCTTCTTTTGCAGCTTCACCTGCCCATTGGGCTAATTGGTGATTTGTTCCTGTGGCACTATAAAATATTACAGCTACTTTTGGTTGACTCATAATTTCTCTTTTTAAAGTTGATTAATCTTTTCAACTAAATATAAAACAAATTAGAGCTAATAGGTTTAAGATTATTATAAAATTGAATTAATAACCAACCGCTCTTCCATCATAGCTTCTAGAATCGGCAGCACCGTAAATAATGTGATTCTCCCAGTCAATATAAATTCCCATAGCGCGACCACTACTTCCACCTTCGTAAATTTCGTGACCCATTTCTTCATAGATCTTTTTAATATCTGGAGAAAAGCCCCAATCTTCAAAGCGGGTTCGATCTGGTAACCATTGATGATGAATCCTTGGAGATTCTATTGCTTCGGCAATATTCATTTTATAATCCAGGGTGTTTACAATCACCTGCAATACAATATTGATAATGGCTCTACCTCCCGGGCTGCCAATCACTAGAAGCGGCTTTCCGTTCCTGGATACAATAGTTGGCGACATACTGGAAAGCATACGTTTTCCGGGAGCTACCAAATTTGGGTTGGTGCCAATTAACCCATTAGTATCGGTATACCCAGGAATTGGATTAAAATCGCCCATTTCATTATTCAGCAAAAATCCGGCACCTTCTACAACGATCTTCGAGCCGTAACTATGCTCTAAAGTATAAGTAAGCGAAACCGAATTCCTGTCTTTATCTACTATAGAAATATGTGTAGTTTGCGGACTTTCATATTGCAAATGCACTTTATTAAAATTAGCAGAATCGCTTACTGAGGCAGTTTTTAATTGAATACTTTCTGTTAGATCTTTTGCATATTCTTTTGAAGTTAATTTTTCTAGCGGCATTTCAGGATTAAAATTAGGATCACCTAAATGCAAAGCCCTATCGGAAAAAGCCCTTCTCATAGCCTCGGTAAGGAGATGCAAAGATGTAGCAGAATTTGCCCCATATTTTTCCAGATTAAAGCCTTCAAGAATATTAAGCATTTCAATAACCGCAACACCTCCGGAGCTTGGTGGTGGCATGGCTATGATTTCGTAACCACGATAAGTACCTGTAATTGGTTTTACTTCTTCAGCTTCGTATTTTGCGAGATCTTCTTCAGTAATCAATCCGCCGTGTTCTTTCATAAAATCGGCCATCAATTTCGCGGTTTTTCCTTTATAAAACCCATCGGCACCGTTTTTCTGAATTCGTTTTAAAGTTTTAGCAAGATCTGGCTGTTTAAAGTTTTCACCGGGCTTATAAATATCTTCTCCGTTTTTAAGAAAGGCCTCTGCAGTAGCGGCATATAGATCTTCGTCTTTATGCTCCTTTATCCAGTTTAAAAATCCATTCATTCGGTAAGTAGATTCAAAACCGTTTTCTGCCAGCTCAATAGCGGGTTGCAAAAGATCTGCCCAGGCTAAACTACCCATTTTCTGGTGCGCCTTATAAAGTCCGGCCACAGTACCAGGAACTCCTACCGAAAGTAAACCTTCGTGATTAGAATTGTCTTTAATCTTCCCATCGGGACCAAGAAACATATCCCTTGTGGCAGCCATTGGGGCCTTTTCCCTAAAATTGAAAGCAGTTTTATCACCATCGCCCCCGTGATATAGCAAAAAACCACCACCGCCAATATTACCGGCTGAAGGTAAAGTAACCGCCAGCGCAAAAGCTGTAGCCACACTGGCATCTATAGCATTACCTCCTTTTGCAAGAATATCCTTTCCTACTTCTGAAGCCAAATAGTGACTGGTAGCTACCATCCCGTTTTCTGCCCGTACGGGAATACGCCCGGTTTGTGAAAAAACTGGAAAACAAAAGCTAAATGCTAAAAAGAGGCAAACTAAAGATTTGATTTTTCTCATTTTAATTTATTGAATTTAGATTAGCGGTACTATTACAAACAAACAGTAATTACTCTGTGAAAACTATTTCGGAACAAACCGGGCGATTATAGAAAATATTATTTTTCATTTCTAGGAATCCCGGCCTTTCGGAACAGACCATTACATCACGATTATCGAGTAAACCTAAATAAAACGCCAATGAGAAACAAGCGTAAAGAATAATTTAGCTGATCTTACAATTCGGAATTAATGAAGTTTCTTTAAAAACCAACCCGAAGAATTCAAAGGTATCCATCGCCTTTTTTGAGGCTTCGTTTATTTGAGTTTCGGTAAAATCTTCAGCTTTCAATTCTTTTACAAATTTATTCCAGGATTTTACTCCATCGCGATCGCCATTAAAAAAATGCGGTTGGGGAACTCCATTTAATGCAGGGCAATTTGGGAGTTCTTTAGAAATATATACTCCACCGAGAGCAGAGCCCAAAACCACGTAGGCAGCCCCTAAAGCTTCCTCATAAGAATTCAACCTGAATTTCTCCTCAAATTCTTTTGAAATCGAATTATCCACACCTAAAGCCGCAAGATCTTTTGCCAGTTTATCGGTTTTATCTGATTGGTAAGAAGGAATAAATTTTGAAATTTCCGCTTCGGTAATTTTATAGGCTATATAATTTTGAAGAAGTAAAAGCTTATAATCATCAAGGCTTATCTCATGAGAAATAATTTGACCTGCAAGATTTTCCTTTTCAAGTTCTTCGTGAAGCTTTTTGGTAGAATCTCTAAGACTATTCAGCATCTTCTACATTAAATTTATCAAGATTATTCCTTATTTTTCTAATATTCTCCCTTTGTTCTTTATCATCAGCCTTCATATTATCCAGGTAACTGTAAATTTGATGAACTGCTATTTTATTTTTTCTTATTCGCTCTCTCAGCTCCTCATGCTGTACCATATTATACACCACCTGTTTTAGGAGTGGCTCTAATTTTTCGTCCAGATTATTCATATGCTTT includes:
- the mutL gene encoding DNA mismatch repair endonuclease MutL; this translates as MTDIIQLLPDHVANQIAAGEVVQRPASVVKELVENAIDAGSGNIQVVIKDAGKTLIQVVDDGKGMSLTDARMCFERHATSKIKAAEDLFSLQTKGFRGEALASIAAIAHVELKTKPEDDEVGTQIKVEGSKVANQDVCVCPKGTSVSVKNLFYNIPARRNFLKSDAVETRHIIDEFQRVALAHPQIAFSLFHNGSELFQLPETNHRQRITNIFGGKTNEKLVPVTEETEIVEISGFVGKPEFAKKSRGEQFFFVNNRFIKSPYLNHAVVAAFEGLLKDKSYPSYFLFLKVDPKSIDINIHPTKTEIKFDDEHALYAILRSAIKHSLGQFNVAPVLDFDRDANLDTPYDYKNRSAEVPQVEVDRNFNPFQEENARTHKTGSNSFSSNFKKERGESWESLYAGLQTEDVPKPDSDFREIEFESEEVTGNLFQPSQDTEEKSTFQLHKKYIVSTLKSGILVIDQHRAHTRILYEEMLKNITVSAAVSQQLLFPLNLQFNTHEIEILKQLKDSLEQTGFVFSEVKSDSVEIVGIPTLISESEVEILLEQLIADFENDVPDNGFSQTDLLAKSLAKGMAVKSGTLLNNTEQQHIVNRLFACKEPGLSPSNRSVFVTLTVDELDKKFM
- the ribH gene encoding 6,7-dimethyl-8-ribityllumazine synthase; the protein is MATAGNNLSDYDKDQIPDASDFRIGIVVSEWNDEITEGLYNGAYNALIENNVEPNKIVRWNVPGSFELIYGCKKMQESFDMLDAIVAIGSVIEGETKHFDFVCEGVTQGIKDLNVKNDTPIIFCVLTDHNMQQARDRSGGAHGNKGTEAAIAAIKMAKLRRDAKY
- a CDS encoding tetratricopeptide repeat protein; the protein is MATYKKKGYKPSNKEEQQNQVEDESTTAEVFNTLDEGAGRTETWVAENQKYIYIIVGVAIVAVLGYLGYERFVSEPKQEEAANEMAQAQNYFASALNASGAERDSLFTLSLNGGEGKYGFIDIINNYGSTDAANLATYNAGFAYLNTGNYQEAINYLEDFNSDDEVLAALATGGIGDAFMQLEQPEEALGYYEKAASMRSNEFTTPKFLLKAAITALEVGQPADAEEHLQQIKDEYPEAPEAEQVPVYMGQARAAKQ
- the recF gene encoding DNA replication/repair protein RecF (All proteins in this family for which functions are known are DNA-binding proteins that assist the filamentation of RecA onto DNA for the initiation of recombination or recombinational repair.); its protein translation is MFLKHLSLVNYKNLDSASFEFDTKINCFIGNNGVGKTNVLDSIYHLAFGKSYFNPITSQNINHDADFFVVEGQFEKLQKEEQILVSAKRGQKKVIKRNNKPYEKFSEHIGFIPTVIISPADRDLIIEGSETRRKFMDGVISQSDNVYLNKLIQYGKINAQRNSLLKYFAANHSFDRDTLEVYNLQLSDLGQYIFEKRKAFLEEFIPIFNKRYADITKNEEQVDISYKSQLFDSSLASLLEANLQKDMALQYTSVGTHKDDLSFEIEGHPIKKFGSQGQQKSFLVALKLAQFDFIKAISKVNPILLLDDIFDKLDEQRVAHIVALVATDQLGQIFISDTHADRTEAVVKSSKQSYKLFKL
- a CDS encoding lipocalin family protein, producing MNKKILFFLFGIVHLGCQKNNPEEQLEHLTGYWEIDRVEIFEDSVINYKINATVDYMEFDSNKGFRKKVKPQFDGSFKTSDNKEEISARIENDSLRLYYKTPFDEWKETVISAEEKKFSVLNRDGKIYYYTKFTSLLDNEDEEEK
- a CDS encoding DUF721 domain-containing protein — encoded protein: MKKRNSENQSLSEVLKEFVDHNKLQGGLDKVSVKDVWYREMGPAIEKYTTAIKLQNETLFVQLSSSVLREELSYGKGKIIAMLNRELGKDLIKKLVLR
- a CDS encoding pseudouridine synthase, which encodes MQHRYFKIYKPYGYLSQFITNERPRKKKKLLGELGDFPDETMSVGRLDQDSEGLLFLTTDGKASAEVTGNKIEKEYYVQVDGQITLEAIKKIQLGVEISINGKSYNTLPCKAFILEERPEFPERAKKIRDERHGPTSWISVTLVEGKFRQVKKMTAAVGFPTLRLVRVRIGNEKLDKMDAGEVIELTVFSY
- a CDS encoding HipA family kinase, coding for MQNAELRTVTVTRYITPLREGGSLPALTEADDDFKYVLKFKGAGHGVKALIAELLGSEIARALGFKVPELVYANLDEAFGRTEGDEEIQDLLQASQGLNLALHFLSAAINFDPVVTEVDEFEASKIVWLDAFITNVDRTYRNTNMLIWHKELWLIDHGASFYFHHSWSNVEEKAKTPFAFIKDHVLLPRASKLQEADKFCRELITPEKIKDIVSLIPSEWLQWEDTDETEEEIKEVYTQFLTTRLKHSGIFIKEAENARKALI
- a CDS encoding DUF3037 domain-containing protein, which translates into the protein MQEKHLYEYAVIRLVPKVEREEFLNVGIIVFSKQGKYLKALFQVDEERLRVFCKDLDKDEICSNLDSFKKICEGSKNGGPIAQLDLPSRFRWLTAVRSSIIQTSRPHPGMTSDLDKTLQRLFTELVL
- the wrbA gene encoding NAD(P)H:quinone oxidoreductase; amino-acid sequence: MSQPKVAVIFYSATGTNHQLAQWAGEAAKEAGAAEVRVKKVQETAPREAIDQNDNWKKYVEENKDFPTATLDDLEWADAIIFSTPTRYGNLPSQLQAFFDTTGGLWSSGKLANKVVSGMTSAANPHGGQEATLLSLYKTVMHWGSIIVAPGYTDPCLFEAGGNPYGISVTADGNTPGDNIKKAVKHQAKRTVEMAVKFKG
- the ggt gene encoding gamma-glutamyltransferase, which gives rise to MRKIKSLVCLFLAFSFCFPVFSQTGRIPVRAENGMVATSHYLASEVGKDILAKGGNAIDASVATAFALAVTLPSAGNIGGGGFLLYHGGDGDKTAFNFREKAPMAATRDMFLGPDGKIKDNSNHEGLLSVGVPGTVAGLYKAHQKMGSLAWADLLQPAIELAENGFESTYRMNGFLNWIKEHKDEDLYAATAEAFLKNGEDIYKPGENFKQPDLAKTLKRIQKNGADGFYKGKTAKLMADFMKEHGGLITEEDLAKYEAEEVKPITGTYRGYEIIAMPPPSSGGVAVIEMLNILEGFNLEKYGANSATSLHLLTEAMRRAFSDRALHLGDPNFNPEMPLEKLTSKEYAKDLTESIQLKTASVSDSANFNKVHLQYESPQTTHISIVDKDRNSVSLTYTLEHSYGSKIVVEGAGFLLNNEMGDFNPIPGYTDTNGLIGTNPNLVAPGKRMLSSMSPTIVSRNGKPLLVIGSPGGRAIINIVLQVIVNTLDYKMNIAEAIESPRIHHQWLPDRTRFEDWGFSPDIKKIYEEMGHEIYEGGSSGRAMGIYIDWENHIIYGAADSRSYDGRAVGY
- a CDS encoding biliverdin-producing heme oxygenase, which translates into the protein MLNSLRDSTKKLHEELEKENLAGQIISHEISLDDYKLLLLQNYIAYKITEAEISKFIPSYQSDKTDKLAKDLAALGVDNSISKEFEEKFRLNSYEEALGAAYVVLGSALGGVYISKELPNCPALNGVPQPHFFNGDRDGVKSWNKFVKELKAEDFTETQINEASKKAMDTFEFFGLVFKETSLIPNCKIS